CCGAGCAATCCGCTGATCAGCATCGGCCCGATCCTCGCCGTGCGGGAGGTGCGCGAGGCGCTGGTGAACACGCGGGCAAAGGTCGCGGCCATCAGCCCCATCATCGGCGGCAAGGCGCTGAAAGGCCCCGCCGACAAGATGCTCACTTCGCTCGGCTATGGGTCTTCTGCGTCCTCAGTCGCAAAACTCTACGCAGACTTCCTCGACATTTTCATTTTGGACCAGCAGGATGAGTCACTAGTAGAAGAGGTTGCACAGGCCTCGATCGATGCTTATGCGATAAACACGATCATGAATTCCGCGGAGGCTAGAAAGCAGTTAGCGCAAGCTGTGTTAGAAGCGTTGAGAGTGCCGCTGAGCTAACAGTGCCGCGCGCGTCAGCAAGCGGGCCGGTGGAACACATCCTCCCGGCATACGGATCGGTCTTGGCGTTATCTAAGCCCATTTTTATAGATACGGTTGAGGGCACTCGCACAATCAAAACAGAGCCGCGATGTTCCATCGCGGCTCTGTCACACCTATGGAGCGGGGATGTCCAGATACGCCAAGCGTTTGGCTTCGCGGCGGCCTAGCGTTACTGAATCCAGAATCAATCCGGTGGCGAGCGAAAGGAACGCGAGGAGCATCAGGCTGGCCGACAGTACCGCCGTGGGCTGGCGCGGGACCAAACCTGTCTGCGCGTAAGTGATGAACAACGGGATGGCCAGCGCAAGCGAAGTCGCGGCGGAAAATATCGCGCAACTGCCGAGCAGCGCCAGCGGGCGGACCTCCAGCAGCAGGCGCAGAATCGTCAGCAGAATGCGGAACCCGTCGTGATAAGTGCGCAGCTTGCTGGCCGAGCCGGCAGGGCGGTCCTTATACGGCGTGGCGAGCTCGGCGCAGGGCATGCGCAGCTCGAGCGCGTGAATGGTAAAGGCCGTCTCGATCTCAAAGCCGGCGACCAGCGCCGGGAACGACTTCACGAAGCGCCGCGAGAAAACGCGGTAGCCGGAGAGCATATCGGAGAAGCGGTTCTCGAACAGGCTCCCCACCAGCCCGGTGAGCAAGCGGTTGCCGAGCACGTGACCAGGGCGATAGGCTCCCTGGCTCCCTGTTACGCGCACGCCCGTTACCAAGTCGAGTTGCTGGCTGCGCAGCATTTCAACCATGCCCGGCGCGCTGGCCGCATCATACGTATCGTCTCCGTCCACCAGCACATACGCGTCCGCGTCCACGTCGGCGAACATGCGACAGACCACGTGGCCCTTGCCCTGCCGCGCCTCGACGCGCACCGTGGCTCCGGCCTGGGCGGCCCGCTCGCGGGTGCGGTCAGTGGAGTTATTGTCGTAGACATAGATGCGCGCCTCGGGCAGCGCCGCGCGGAAATCACGCACCACGGCGCCGATGGCGGCTTCTTCGTTGTAACAGGGAATCAGGACAGCGAGATTCATGGGCTGTGACCTAATCAGCGGCAATTCTTGCCGGCTCTCATCGTGAACTGATTGATGCCGTGACAGAGCCGCGACCGGAAGGGAGCGGTGGTCAAATTCCATAGCGAACTTCCTGGGACCGCTCCCTTCCGGTCGCGGCTCTGTCACGGCATGGCATCGCTAAAAATGCATGGTCTAATCTCGCCCAACTCCGCGCAGCCAGCGGCGGGCTTCCTTGAGCGCCTCCGCAACACGCGCGGGGGCGGTGGCACCGGCGACGGCGCGGCGGGCGACGCCCGCTTCCGGCGTGAGCAGGTCGAGCGCGTCTTCGGCGAACTGGTCGGAGTGGCGCTGCAAGTCGGAGAGCGAGCACTCGCTCGGCTGGGTGCCGCTGTTGGTGTTCTCGAGAACCAGCTTGCCGATGATCTGATGCGCTTGATGGAAGGGGACGCCCTTGTGCGCCAGATACTCGGCCAGGTCGGTGGCGCACAGCCAGCCGTCCGACGCCGCGCGCTTCATGGGCTTGGGATTCACCTTCACCAGCGAGACAACTTGCGCGGCCAGCACCAGGGCCATCTCCAGTTGCTCGGCGGCGTCGAAGACCGGCTCTTTGTCTTCCTGCAAATCTCGATTGTAGGTGAGCGGCAGACCCTTCACCGTGGTGGCCAGCGAGACCAGGCTGCCCAGCACGCGGCCCGTCTTGCCGCGAATCAGCTCGAGCGAGTCGGGGTTCTTCTTCTGCGGCATCAGACTGCTGCCGGTGGAAACCTCGTCGGCCATTTCGAGAAAACCGAACTCCTCCGAGGAGTAGAGAATCCAGTCTTCCGAAAGACGGCTCAGGTGGAGGAAGCAAGTAGTCGCCGTAAAAAGAA
The nucleotide sequence above comes from Acidobacteriota bacterium. Encoded proteins:
- a CDS encoding glycosyltransferase, with translation MNLAVLIPCYNEEAAIGAVVRDFRAALPEARIYVYDNNSTDRTRERAAQAGATVRVEARQGKGHVVCRMFADVDADAYVLVDGDDTYDAASAPGMVEMLRSQQLDLVTGVRVTGSQGAYRPGHVLGNRLLTGLVGSLFENRFSDMLSGYRVFSRRFVKSFPALVAGFEIETAFTIHALELRMPCAELATPYKDRPAGSASKLRTYHDGFRILLTILRLLLEVRPLALLGSCAIFSAATSLALAIPLFITYAQTGLVPRQPTAVLSASLMLLAFLSLATGLILDSVTLGRREAKRLAYLDIPAP